A genomic region of Staphylococcus roterodami contains the following coding sequences:
- a CDS encoding flavin reductase family protein, with amino-acid sequence MNYSPKQGVRSHGLPHDPFKSSTVPRPIGWISTVSKDGKDNLAPYSQYQNLTWDPPMVMFAANQSVLGDHERKDTVKNAEETGWFVWNMATYDLREAVNLSSKALPPEEDEFNFAGVTKEKCIEAPGYRVKESPVHFECEYVQTIRIPTGDPVSTVDIVIGRVAQVHIDDKVILDNGKLDIKSIKPIARLGYYDYTVVNEIFEMKAPAASKEELAGLEGRNFDNQSDEKR; translated from the coding sequence ATGAATTATTCGCCAAAACAAGGTGTAAGAAGTCATGGTTTACCGCACGACCCATTTAAAAGTAGTACAGTACCTCGTCCGATAGGTTGGATTTCTACTGTATCGAAAGATGGGAAAGATAATTTAGCGCCTTATAGTCAGTATCAAAACTTAACTTGGGATCCGCCTATGGTTATGTTCGCAGCAAATCAATCCGTTCTTGGTGATCACGAACGTAAAGATACAGTGAAAAATGCTGAAGAGACAGGTTGGTTTGTGTGGAATATGGCAACGTATGATTTAAGAGAAGCAGTTAATTTATCATCGAAAGCATTGCCACCAGAAGAGGATGAATTTAATTTTGCAGGTGTAACAAAGGAAAAATGTATAGAAGCTCCAGGATATCGTGTAAAAGAATCGCCAGTACATTTTGAATGTGAGTACGTTCAAACGATTCGCATTCCAACTGGAGATCCAGTATCTACCGTAGATATTGTTATAGGAAGAGTTGCCCAAGTTCATATTGACGATAAGGTTATTCTTGATAATGGTAAATTAGACATTAAGTCGATTAAACCTATTGCTAGATTAGGATATTACGATTACACAGTAGTGAATGAGATATTTGAAATGAAAGCACCTGCAGCTTCTAAAGAAGAGTTAGCAGGTTTAGAAGGAAGAAATTTCGATAATCAATCAGATGAAAAGAGATAA
- a CDS encoding Wzz/FepE/Etk N-terminal domain-containing protein — protein MKEKFDLVKLLNILKKNIKLLVILPAICLVVSAALTFFVMPDKYTASTQILVNMKKSSSDLAFQNVQSSLQSVNTYTEIIKSPRILDKVSREFDGEYTTTELNSFLKVTNQTNSQIITVSVTTGNKSESDKIVNRISKVFAHDMPKIMSVDNVTILSSAHDNAVRVSPIISVNLVISIIVGIVLAILIIFLKELLDKRIKTEEDVEAQLGLPILGSIQKF, from the coding sequence ATGAAGGAAAAGTTTGATTTAGTAAAACTATTAAATATTTTGAAGAAGAATATTAAATTATTAGTTATTTTACCAGCGATATGTCTTGTCGTAAGTGCGGCACTAACTTTTTTTGTTATGCCTGACAAATATACTGCTTCTACGCAAATACTTGTTAACATGAAAAAGTCTTCAAGCGATTTAGCTTTCCAAAATGTTCAAAGTAGTTTGCAATCTGTAAATACATATACGGAAATTATTAAAAGTCCGAGAATTCTTGATAAAGTATCGAGAGAATTTGATGGTGAATATACAACGACTGAGTTAAATTCATTTTTAAAGGTAACAAATCAAACTAACTCTCAAATTATTACTGTATCAGTTACAACTGGAAATAAATCAGAATCTGACAAAATTGTTAATCGAATATCTAAAGTTTTTGCACATGATATGCCTAAAATCATGAGCGTTGATAACGTTACGATACTTTCATCCGCTCACGATAATGCTGTAAGAGTATCGCCAATCATATCTGTTAACTTAGTGATTAGTATCATCGTTGGAATAGTTTTAGCAATTTTAATCATTTTCCTAAAAGAATTATTAGATAAGCGTATTAAGACTGAAGAAGATGTTGAAGCACAATTAGGGTTACCTATTTTGGGTTCAATACAAAAATTTTAA
- a CDS encoding GNAT family N-acetyltransferase has protein sequence MEFRKVIMQDLDQIIALENIGFTTEEAATAEALKSRIVQIQDSFIVAEHNGKVIGYINGPVIRERYINDDLFQNVSKFENEGGYLSVLGLVVASDYQRQGIAGRLLNYFENLAENQQRQGVTLTCRESLISFYEKYGYRNEGVSESCHGGIKWYNLVKDIKLKSDEV, from the coding sequence ATGGAATTTAGAAAAGTAATCATGCAAGACTTAGACCAAATTATTGCACTTGAAAATATTGGTTTTACAACAGAGGAAGCTGCAACGGCAGAGGCATTGAAATCAAGAATCGTACAAATTCAAGATAGTTTTATAGTTGCTGAGCACAACGGGAAAGTAATTGGATATATCAACGGTCCAGTCATAAGAGAACGTTATATTAATGATGATTTATTTCAAAATGTATCGAAATTTGAAAATGAAGGTGGCTATCTTAGTGTGTTAGGTCTTGTTGTAGCATCAGACTATCAAAGACAAGGTATTGCAGGTCGTTTATTAAATTACTTTGAAAATTTAGCTGAGAATCAACAACGACAGGGTGTAACGTTAACATGTCGAGAATCATTAATTTCATTTTACGAAAAATATGGATATCGTAATGAAGGTGTATCAGAATCATGTCATGGTGGAATTAAATGGTATAACCTAGTAAAAGATATAAAACTTAAGAGTGATGAGGTGTAA
- a CDS encoding polysaccharide biosynthesis tyrosine autokinase codes for MTNTRRSTSSLIVHEQPKSPISEKFRGIRSNIMFANPDNAVQSIVITSEAPGAGKSTIAANLAVAYAQAGYKTLIVDGDMRKPTQHYIFNLPNNEGLSSLLLNWSSYQDSIISTEIEDLDVLTSGPIPPNPSELITSRAFANLYDTLLMNYNFVIIDTPPVNTVTDAQLFSKFTGNVVYVINSENNNKDEVKKGKELIEATGAKLLGVVLNRMPKDKSASYYAYYGTDES; via the coding sequence ATGACGAATACACGAAGAAGTACATCAAGTTTAATTGTCCATGAGCAACCAAAGTCACCTATTAGCGAAAAATTTCGAGGCATACGTTCAAATATTATGTTTGCTAACCCTGACAATGCAGTTCAAAGCATTGTAATCACTTCAGAAGCACCTGGAGCAGGAAAGTCTACTATTGCGGCAAATTTAGCAGTGGCATATGCACAAGCTGGTTATAAAACATTAATTGTAGATGGAGATATGCGTAAACCGACGCAACATTATATTTTTAATTTACCAAATAATGAAGGGCTTTCCAGTTTGTTGTTAAATTGGTCGTCATATCAAGACAGTATTATCTCAACTGAAATTGAAGATTTAGACGTCCTGACGTCTGGACCTATTCCGCCAAACCCATCAGAGTTAATCACATCTCGCGCATTCGCAAATTTATATGACACATTATTGATGAATTATAACTTTGTCATTATTGATACGCCACCTGTAAATACAGTTACAGATGCGCAATTATTTTCAAAGTTTACAGGTAATGTGGTCTATGTGATTAACTCTGAAAATAATAATAAAGATGAAGTTAAAAAAGGGAAAGAATTAATTGAAGCGACAGGTGCTAAATTATTAGGTGTCGTTTTAAATAGAATGCCAAAAGATAAAAGTGCTAGCTATTACGCATATTATGGGACTGATGAATCATGA
- the icaD gene encoding intracellular adhesion protein IcaD — protein MVKPRQREYPTLKSSLNIVRETALIAISCFFWIYCFVVLLVYFGTIFGFHDESVNTIRVALNIENTEILDIFESMGIFTIIIFVFFTISLLIQKWQRGRDS, from the coding sequence ATGGTCAAGCCCAGACAGAGGGAATACCCAACGTTAAAATCATCACTAAATATCGTTAGAGAAACAGCACTTATCGCTATATCCTGTTTCTTTTGGATTTATTGTTTTGTCGTTTTACTCGTTTATTTTGGCACCATTTTTGGTTTTCATGACGAGAGTGTTAACACCATTCGAGTTGCCTTGAATATTGAAAATACTGAAATTTTAGACATTTTTGAAAGTATGGGTATTTTCACGATTATAATTTTTGTATTTTTTACAATTAGTCTACTCATTCAAAAGTGGCAGAGAGGAAGAGATTCGTGA
- the icaA gene encoding poly-beta-1,6 N-acetyl-D-glucosamine synthase IcaA, giving the protein MQFFNFLLFYPVFMSIYWIVGSIYYFFTKEIRYSLKKKPDVNVDELEGITFLLACYNESETIEDTLSNVLALKYEKKEIIIINDGSSDNTAELIYKMKKNNDFIFVDLQENRGKANALNQGIKQASYDYVMCLDADTIVDQDAPYYMIENFKHNPKLGAVTGNPRIRNKSSILGKIQTIEYASLIGCIKRSQTLAGAVNTISGVFTLFKKSAVVDVGYWDTDMITEDIAVSWKLHLLGYHIKYEPRAMCWMLVPETLGGLWKQRVRWAQGGHEVLLRDFFSTMKTKRFPLYILMFEQIISILWVYIVLLYLGYLFITANFLDYTFMTYSFSIFLLSSFTMTFINVIQFTVALFIDSRYEKKNMAGLIFVSWYPTVYWIINAAVVLVAFPKALKRKKGGYATWSSPDRGNTQR; this is encoded by the coding sequence TTGCAATTTTTTAACTTTTTACTATTTTATCCTGTTTTTATGTCTATTTATTGGATAGTAGGTTCAATTTATTACTTTTTCACTAAAGAAATTAGATATTCGCTGAAAAAGAAACCAGACGTAAATGTGGATGAATTAGAAGGCATTACATTTTTACTTGCCTGTTATAACGAAAGTGAAACGATTGAAGATACATTATCGAACGTTTTGGCATTAAAATATGAAAAAAAAGAAATTATCATTATCAATGACGGAAGTTCAGATAACACAGCCGAACTCATCTATAAGATGAAGAAGAATAATGACTTTATTTTCGTAGATTTGCAAGAAAATAGAGGAAAGGCTAACGCTCTCAATCAAGGCATCAAACAGGCATCATATGATTATGTAATGTGTTTAGATGCAGACACTATCGTTGATCAAGATGCACCATATTATATGATTGAAAATTTCAAGCATAACCCAAAACTTGGTGCCGTTACAGGTAACCCTAGAATACGAAATAAGAGTTCTATTTTAGGTAAAATCCAAACGATAGAATATGCAAGTTTAATTGGCTGTATAAAGCGTAGTCAAACACTTGCTGGTGCAGTAAACACTATTTCTGGTGTCTTCACTCTATTTAAAAAAAGTGCAGTTGTAGATGTTGGCTACTGGGATACCGATATGATAACTGAAGATATTGCAGTTTCTTGGAAATTACATTTACTTGGATATCATATTAAATATGAGCCTCGTGCAATGTGTTGGATGTTGGTTCCAGAAACATTGGGAGGTCTTTGGAAACAACGTGTTAGATGGGCTCAAGGGGGACATGAAGTATTACTACGAGACTTTTTTAGTACGATGAAAACAAAAAGGTTTCCTTTATATATTTTGATGTTTGAACAAATCATCTCAATTTTATGGGTATATATTGTGCTTCTATATTTAGGTTATTTGTTCATCACAGCAAACTTCTTAGACTATACATTTATGACATATAGTTTTTCAATCTTTTTACTATCATCATTCACTATGACTTTTATAAACGTTATTCAATTTACAGTCGCTCTCTTTATAGATAGTCGCTACGAAAAAAAGAATATGGCAGGACTCATATTCGTCAGTTGGTATCCAACAGTATACTGGATTATTAATGCAGCAGTTGTACTAGTCGCATTTCCAAAAGCCTTAAAACGTAAGAAAGGTGGTTACGCAACATGGTCAAGCCCAGACAGAGGGAATACCCAACGTTAA
- the icaR gene encoding ica operon transcriptional regulator IcaR gives MKDKIIDNAITLFSEKGYDGTTLDDIAKSVNIKKASLYYHFDSKKSIYEQSVKCCFDYLNNVILVNQNKSNYSIDALYQFLFEFIFDIEERYIRMYVQLSNTPEEFSEDIYKQIRDLNQSLSQEIAKFYDVSKVTMTNEDFQNLILLFLESWYLRASFSQKFGSVEESKSQFKDEVYSLLNIFLKK, from the coding sequence TTGAAGGATAAGATTATTGATAACGCAATAACCTTATTTTCAGAGAAGGGGTATGACGGTACAACACTCGATGATATAGCTAAAAGTGTAAATATAAAAAAAGCGAGTTTATACTATCATTTTGACTCGAAAAAAAGTATTTACGAGCAGAGTGTTAAATGTTGCTTTGATTACCTCAACAATGTAATTCTGGTGAATCAAAATAAATCTAACTATTCAATTGATGCTCTATATCAGTTTTTATTTGAATTTATTTTCGACATCGAAGAAAGGTATATTAGAATGTATGTCCAATTGTCTAATACACCTGAAGAATTTTCTGAAGATATCTATAAACAAATACGTGATTTAAACCAATCGTTAAGCCAAGAAATAGCGAAGTTTTATGATGTATCAAAGGTAACGATGACAAACGAAGATTTTCAAAACTTAATACTTTTATTCCTTGAAAGTTGGTACTTGAGAGCATCGTTTTCTCAAAAATTTGGCTCTGTGGAAGAAAGTAAAAGTCAATTCAAGGATGAAGTGTATTCACTGTTAAATATATTTTTGAAAAAATGA
- the icaC gene encoding polysaccharide intercellular adhesin biosynthesis/export protein IcaC produces MKKIRLELVYLRAIICTIIIVTHLLTQITLKHENMEGGSLVLQFYIRNIVIFGTPCFIILSQLLTTLNYQKVTYRYLTTRVKYILIPYILMGLFYSYSESLLTNSSFNKQFVENVLLGQWYGYFIVVIMQFFVLSYIIFKINYNLFNSKILLLLSFIVQQSFLYYFSNNTAFHDTVLHYYPLSENTLIFGWIFYFFLGAYLGYNYERVLNFLERYLVIMIVLAVATYFVFIALANGDYWNVTSFSYSLTPYNSVMFIVILGICTHFKTMLFNTIQMISAFSFFIYLLHPIILDSLFAYTNIFEDNTMVFLTVSLLFILGLCIGVGMIFREFYIFRFIIGKQPYKLNINAY; encoded by the coding sequence ATGAAAAAGATTAGACTTGAACTTGTTTATTTACGTGCAATTATATGTACGATTATTATCGTTACACATTTATTAACACAAATTACTTTAAAGCATGAAAATATGGAGGGTGGTTCTTTAGTATTACAATTCTATATTCGTAATATTGTTATTTTTGGAACGCCATGCTTTATTATATTATCTCAATTACTTACAACATTGAATTACCAAAAAGTCACATACAGATATTTAACAACACGTGTGAAATATATACTTATTCCTTACATATTAATGGGTTTATTTTATAGTTACAGTGAGTCTTTATTAACTAACTCTTCTTTCAACAAACAATTCGTTGAAAATGTTTTATTAGGTCAATGGTATGGTTATTTTATCGTAGTTATCATGCAATTCTTTGTTCTAAGTTATATCATTTTTAAAATTAATTATAATCTTTTCAACAGTAAAATATTGTTGCTACTATCATTTATCGTACAACAATCATTTTTATATTACTTTTCAAACAATACAGCATTCCATGATACAGTTTTACACTATTATCCATTAAGTGAAAACACATTGATATTTGGATGGATTTTCTATTTCTTCTTGGGTGCATACCTTGGCTATAACTACGAGCGTGTCTTAAATTTCTTAGAACGCTATTTAGTTATAATGATTGTTTTAGCTGTAGCAACATACTTTGTATTTATTGCATTGGCAAATGGGGATTATTGGAATGTTACAAGCTTCTCATATTCGTTAACACCATATAATAGTGTTATGTTTATCGTGATATTAGGAATTTGTACACATTTTAAAACAATGCTATTTAATACAATTCAAATGATTAGCGCATTCTCGTTTTTCATATATTTATTACATCCAATTATCTTAGATTCACTATTTGCATATACAAATATATTTGAAGATAATACTATGGTATTCCTAACTGTATCTCTTCTATTTATTTTAGGATTATGCATTGGTGTGGGTATGATTTTCCGTGAATTCTATATCTTTAGATTTATCATTGGAAAACAACCATATAAATTAAATATTAATGCATACTAA
- a CDS encoding tyrosine-protein phosphatase, giving the protein MIDIHNHILVDIDDGPKTIEKSIALLKQAKDEGVTSIVATPHHLHPRYENSFQHVLVKLAELRTHPEIQALDIKLFPGQEIRITDSILQGLDNGSIQGINRSKYLLIEFPTNEVPHYTKQLFFEIQSRGYIPIIAHPERNRSIAKNPELLYELVANGALSQLTSSSLVGGFGKNIQKLSLQFIECNLAHFIASDAHSCDQRPFLMQELFHNNKLKKYTNDIEALLRNASSVINDNFVYLDRPTKPGKVKSFLKWF; this is encoded by the coding sequence ATGATTGATATTCATAATCATATTTTAGTTGATATTGACGACGGACCAAAAACAATTGAAAAAAGTATTGCTTTATTAAAACAAGCTAAAGATGAGGGTGTTACTAGTATTGTAGCTACACCACATCACTTACATCCGAGATATGAAAATTCATTTCAGCATGTGTTAGTAAAATTGGCTGAGTTGAGAACACATCCGGAAATACAAGCATTAGATATTAAATTATTTCCTGGGCAAGAAATTAGAATTACGGATTCGATTTTGCAAGGTTTAGATAACGGCAGTATTCAAGGTATTAATCGTTCGAAATATTTATTGATTGAATTTCCAACGAATGAAGTACCACATTATACTAAGCAATTGTTTTTTGAAATACAATCGAGAGGGTACATCCCCATCATTGCACATCCAGAAAGAAATAGAAGTATCGCAAAGAATCCAGAATTATTATATGAACTTGTTGCTAATGGAGCGCTAAGTCAATTAACATCGAGCTCATTAGTGGGTGGATTTGGAAAAAATATTCAAAAGTTATCTTTGCAATTTATAGAATGTAATCTGGCGCATTTTATAGCTTCAGATGCGCATTCATGTGATCAAAGACCATTTTTGATGCAAGAATTATTTCATAATAATAAATTGAAGAAGTATACAAATGACATTGAAGCGTTGCTTCGAAATGCAAGTTCAGTAATCAATGACAATTTTGTTTATTTGGATAGACCGACTAAGCCGGGGAAAGTGAAGTCGTTTTTGAAATGGTTTTAA
- a CDS encoding flavin reductase family protein — protein sequence MHTFDAQSLSDKENYKLLIGSIIPRPIAFVTTLNQDRSVNAAPFSFFNIVNNHPPMIAIAVQRAGGKRKDTALNIERVGDFVVHITDEDNVQDINETAAPLVYGDSELSRTDLSLITSTAIKTPGIQEAKIRFECKLSQIILLGDELDGADLIIGEIVTYHIDDSIYEGDFKINPHTLQAVSRLAGNDYAKLGGLFTIDRPEK from the coding sequence ATGCATACGTTTGATGCACAGTCATTATCCGATAAAGAAAACTATAAATTGTTAATTGGTTCAATTATTCCACGACCTATAGCTTTTGTAACTACATTAAATCAAGATAGATCTGTTAATGCAGCACCATTTAGCTTTTTTAATATTGTTAATAATCATCCGCCAATGATTGCAATTGCAGTGCAACGTGCAGGAGGTAAGAGAAAAGATACTGCATTGAATATAGAACGGGTTGGAGACTTTGTTGTGCATATTACAGACGAAGATAACGTTCAAGATATTAATGAGACTGCAGCGCCTTTAGTATACGGAGACAGCGAGTTGAGTCGTACAGATTTATCACTTATAACATCTACAGCAATTAAGACGCCAGGAATCCAAGAAGCGAAAATAAGATTCGAATGTAAACTATCGCAAATAATATTACTGGGGGATGAGCTGGATGGGGCAGACTTAATAATAGGTGAAATTGTAACTTATCATATTGATGATAGTATTTATGAAGGAGATTTTAAAATCAATCCACATACGTTACAAGCTGTTTCACGTTTAGCTGGAAACGATTATGCTAAATTAGGGGGATTATTTACAATAGATAGACCTGAAAAATAA
- a CDS encoding peptide-methionine (S)-S-oxide reductase encodes MAVVYVAGGCLWGVEAFFSTIPGIIHTEAGRANGQTSRLDGPYDGYAECVKLQFDDSKLSITDIMNYLFKIINPYSVNQQGNDIGEKYRTGLYSCVNDHLIEARQFINGRKDRDQIAVEVLPLSNYIKSAEEHQQHLSKYPEDIHLCHISKDLLDKYK; translated from the coding sequence ATGGCAGTTGTTTATGTAGCAGGGGGATGTTTATGGGGCGTAGAAGCATTTTTCTCAACAATTCCAGGAATCATACATACAGAAGCAGGAAGAGCAAATGGACAAACTTCTAGATTAGATGGTCCGTATGATGGCTATGCTGAATGTGTGAAACTTCAATTTGATGATAGTAAGTTATCAATTACAGACATCATGAATTATTTATTTAAAATCATTAATCCATACAGTGTGAATCAACAAGGAAATGATATTGGTGAAAAGTATCGAACGGGATTATATAGTTGTGTAAATGACCATCTAATTGAAGCACGGCAGTTCATCAATGGACGAAAAGACAGGGATCAAATTGCAGTGGAAGTCTTACCTCTGTCTAACTATATTAAAAGTGCAGAAGAACATCAGCAACATTTATCAAAATATCCAGAAGATATTCATTTGTGCCATATTTCAAAAGACTTATTAGACAAATATAAGTAA
- the icaB gene encoding intercellular adhesin biosynthesis polysaccharide N-deacetylase: protein MKLRKLIILVLSLLIILPVSTMDTHHVASADDDDSPKKLKFKEGSALALNYHRVRKANFLNNFIYFFSSSKEIKNYSVSQSQFESQIKWLRSHDAKFLTLKEFLYYKKKGKFPKRSVWINFDDMDETIYENAYPILKKYKIPATGFIITGHVGEENFHNLDMISKKQLKEMYKTGLWEFETHTDDLHNLSKNNKSKLMQSSDATIIKDINESEKYLTKNFKKSQNTIAYPYGLMNDKKLPAIKKAGIKYGFSLEEKAVTPNADDYYIPRILISDDAFEHLIKRWDGFHEKD from the coding sequence GTGAAGTTACGAAAATTAATTATCCTTGTATTAAGTCTATTAATCATCTTACCTGTAAGCACAATGGACACGCATCATGTTGCAAGCGCAGACGATGACGATTCACCCAAAAAACTGAAATTCAAAGAAGGTAGTGCCCTTGCATTAAATTATCACCGCGTGAGAAAAGCAAATTTTCTGAATAATTTTATTTATTTCTTCTCAAGTAGTAAAGAAATTAAGAATTATAGTGTTAGCCAATCACAGTTTGAGTCACAAATTAAATGGTTGCGATCACACGATGCTAAATTTTTAACACTGAAAGAATTTTTATATTATAAGAAAAAAGGAAAGTTTCCAAAACGTAGTGTTTGGATAAACTTCGACGATATGGATGAAACCATTTACGAAAATGCTTATCCAATTCTAAAAAAATATAAAATTCCTGCAACTGGATTTATTATAACAGGACATGTAGGTGAAGAAAATTTCCATAATCTCGATATGATTAGTAAAAAACAACTTAAAGAAATGTATAAAACTGGATTATGGGAATTTGAAACTCACACAGATGATTTGCATAATTTGAGTAAAAACAATAAATCGAAGTTGATGCAATCATCGGATGCAACAATTATCAAAGATATAAATGAAAGTGAAAAATATCTAACTAAAAACTTTAAAAAGTCACAGAATACAATAGCCTATCCTTATGGCTTGATGAATGACAAAAAATTACCTGCCATTAAAAAAGCAGGAATAAAATATGGTTTTTCATTAGAGGAAAAAGCAGTCACGCCTAACGCCGACGATTATTACATCCCAAGAATATTAATTAGTGATGATGCTTTTGAGCATTTAATTAAGAGATGGGACGGATTCCATGAAAAAGATTAG